In a genomic window of Suricata suricatta isolate VVHF042 chromosome 12, meerkat_22Aug2017_6uvM2_HiC, whole genome shotgun sequence:
- the MKRN2OS gene encoding MKRN2 opposite strand protein yields MPPAEAGKPLIKFNHCKKSIYSFSVPQCCPLCQQVMGSRKLEEAPVSISNPFTNGHQEQCSFLLRPTQGTFLREYDGRSDLHVGITNTNGVVYNYTVHGVQRDEAGWEQSVSIPLVQPGMFGLMDQWDKYLEDFSTSGAWLPQRYEEDHHNCYSYTLTFINCVLTTEGKGHLDKGEFTEKYVVPRTRKASKYITLYRAIEERGFYVADCPEEEANPPKGSGGC; encoded by the exons ATGCCCCCTGCAGAGGCCGGAAAGCCTTTAATTAAATTCAACCACTGTAAGAAATCCATCTACAGCTTCAGCGTGCCCCAGTGCTGCCCCCTCTGCCAGCAAGTCATGGGCTCGAGGAAGCTGGAGGAAGCACCTGTGAGCATCTCCAATCCGTTTACCAATGGGCATCAAGAACAATGTTCCTTCCTCCTCAGACCGACTCAAGGGACGTTTCTCAG gGAGTATGATGGAAGGTCTGACCTTCACGTTGGAATAACCAACACGAATG GGGTTGTGTATAATTACACCGTGCACGGGGTCCAGCGAGACGAAGCAGGGTGGGAGCAGAGTGTAAGCATCCCCTTAGTGCAGCCTGGCATGTTTGGACTGATGGATCAGTGGGACAAGTACCTGGAAGACTTCTCCACCTCGGGAGCCTGGCTGCCTCAGAG GTATGAAGAAGACCATCACAACTGCTACAGTTACACCCTCACGTTCATTAACTGCGTTCTGACCACGGaaggcaaggggcacctggacaAGGGTGAGTTCACGGAGAAGTACGTGGTTCCAAGGACGAGGAAGGCTTCCAAGTACATCACACTCTACCGGGCGATAGAGGAGCGTGGCTTTTACGTGGCTGACTGCCCTGAGGAAGAGGCAAACCCTCCTAAGGGCAGCGGCGGGTGCTGA